The Streptomyces europaeiscabiei genome window below encodes:
- a CDS encoding transglycosylase domain-containing protein: MSEHRRKPPQPQGGGRAAARRGQSASAGRRAAPRGATGSLSDTYGAGGEEIQYEGRATRRASQRSSDPGVGGRRRAAEPAGRGPGRGRGAAPPGKKRLIDYPRAGKYGAMRWVPSWRQVTGLFIGFFGSLVAAAGIGYAVVAVPNPAEAATAQNNVYYWSDGSQMVATGGEVNRQIIAYEKIPKEMRYAVMSAENKTFETDSGVDPMGIARAVVNMAKGGQTQGGSTITQQYVKNAMLDDQSQTLSRKVKELFISVKVGTSVEKEDIMRGYLNTAYYGRGAYGIQAAARTYFGEDADKLDPSQCAFLAAVLKGATYYDPAGAPSIDPEASPENNRKRATLRWRWILDEMVKDKHLSAAERAKYPDFPKIQSPRSNAQLGGQIGYLVDTAKGYILNNTNIDQKALERGGYEIHTTFDKNKVKELEKAVAKVRKGNIKPDLRPKTDTHVQFGGASVNPKSGAIEAIYGGVDATKHFTNNADVTGAQVGSTFKTYVLAAAMTWGKRDPNLDGDQAQDERTIVSPKSLYSGRNNLKIKDYDGQVWTNEKGEEWLQANDDDASYGSAPKYQIDLREAMRVSANSAFVQLGMDVGLDRVKEAAIEAGLKESSLAGTSFPSFSIGISDPSAIRMAGSYATFAASGKQNDPFSVKTVEYDGLTRFDHDEIAEPKRAFTSEVADNVTDVLKTVVDEGTGTSAQLTGREVAGKTGTTDGNKSAWFVGYTPQLSTAISMYRMDDDESNKNRKFLEMYGTGGQETIHGASFPAEIWHDYMEDALKGEPAVDFPEPQPIGVIVNDDPDPTPTPTPTESEEERPEPSPTPTESEILPSPTPSETCRNPFDTTCEDTGETDAGGTDAGGTVGGVTPTPTESEDDTRGNQNGGLFGGSEG; this comes from the coding sequence ATGAGCGAGCACCGTCGCAAACCGCCGCAGCCGCAGGGAGGCGGACGTGCCGCGGCCCGACGCGGCCAGTCGGCGTCCGCCGGCCGCCGCGCGGCACCGCGGGGCGCCACCGGGTCACTTTCCGACACCTATGGCGCGGGAGGTGAGGAGATCCAGTACGAGGGCCGTGCCACTCGACGGGCGTCGCAGAGAAGCAGCGACCCCGGCGTCGGCGGCCGCCGTAGAGCCGCCGAACCCGCAGGGCGTGGACCCGGCCGTGGCCGTGGCGCGGCTCCGCCAGGGAAGAAGCGCCTTATCGACTACCCGCGTGCCGGCAAATACGGGGCGATGCGCTGGGTGCCGTCGTGGCGCCAGGTGACCGGGCTGTTCATCGGGTTCTTCGGAAGCCTGGTGGCGGCGGCGGGCATCGGATACGCGGTCGTGGCCGTACCCAACCCTGCCGAGGCCGCGACGGCGCAGAACAACGTCTACTACTGGTCGGACGGCTCGCAGATGGTCGCGACGGGTGGTGAGGTCAACCGCCAGATCATCGCGTACGAGAAGATCCCCAAGGAGATGCGCTACGCCGTCATGTCGGCCGAGAACAAGACGTTCGAGACCGACAGCGGCGTCGACCCGATGGGTATCGCCCGAGCCGTCGTCAACATGGCCAAGGGTGGTCAGACGCAGGGTGGTTCGACCATCACCCAGCAGTACGTGAAGAACGCCATGCTCGACGACCAGTCGCAGACCCTGTCGCGGAAGGTCAAGGAGCTCTTCATCTCGGTCAAGGTGGGCACCTCGGTCGAGAAGGAAGACATCATGCGGGGGTACCTGAACACCGCGTACTACGGACGCGGTGCGTACGGTATTCAGGCGGCCGCCCGCACGTACTTCGGCGAGGACGCCGACAAGCTCGATCCGAGCCAGTGCGCCTTCCTCGCCGCTGTCCTCAAGGGCGCCACGTACTACGACCCGGCCGGCGCGCCGTCGATCGACCCGGAGGCCTCGCCGGAGAACAACCGCAAACGGGCCACGTTGCGCTGGCGCTGGATCCTCGACGAGATGGTCAAGGACAAGCACCTGTCCGCGGCAGAACGGGCGAAGTACCCCGACTTCCCCAAGATCCAGAGCCCACGGTCGAACGCCCAGCTGGGGGGCCAGATCGGCTACCTCGTCGACACGGCCAAGGGTTACATCCTCAACAACACGAATATCGACCAGAAGGCGCTCGAGCGGGGCGGCTACGAGATCCACACGACTTTCGACAAGAACAAGGTCAAGGAACTCGAGAAGGCCGTGGCGAAGGTCCGCAAGGGGAACATCAAGCCCGACCTGCGTCCGAAGACCGACACCCATGTGCAGTTCGGCGGCGCGTCGGTGAATCCGAAGTCGGGTGCCATCGAGGCGATCTACGGCGGTGTGGACGCCACCAAGCACTTCACCAACAACGCCGATGTCACCGGTGCGCAGGTCGGTTCGACGTTCAAGACGTACGTCCTCGCGGCAGCCATGACCTGGGGCAAGCGCGACCCCAACCTCGATGGGGACCAGGCGCAGGACGAGCGCACCATCGTCTCGCCGAAGAGCCTTTACAGCGGCAGGAACAACCTCAAGATCAAGGACTACGACGGCCAGGTCTGGACGAATGAGAAGGGTGAGGAGTGGCTACAGGCCAACGACGATGACGCGTCGTACGGCAGTGCGCCGAAGTACCAGATCGACCTCCGTGAGGCGATGCGGGTCTCGGCGAACTCGGCCTTCGTGCAGCTGGGCATGGACGTCGGTCTGGACCGGGTGAAGGAAGCGGCCATCGAGGCGGGCCTCAAGGAGAGCAGCCTGGCCGGCACCAGCTTCCCGTCCTTCTCGATCGGTATCTCCGACCCCAGCGCGATCCGTATGGCCGGCTCCTACGCGACCTTCGCCGCCAGCGGCAAGCAGAACGACCCGTTCTCGGTGAAGACGGTCGAGTACGACGGTCTGACGAGGTTCGACCACGACGAAATCGCCGAGCCCAAGCGGGCCTTCACGTCGGAGGTCGCCGACAACGTCACCGACGTCCTCAAGACCGTCGTCGACGAGGGAACCGGTACGTCGGCCCAGCTCACCGGCCGTGAGGTGGCGGGCAAGACCGGTACCACCGACGGCAACAAGTCGGCCTGGTTCGTCGGGTACACCCCGCAGTTGTCGACCGCGATCAGCATGTACCGCATGGACGACGACGAGTCGAACAAGAACCGCAAGTTCTTGGAGATGTACGGCACGGGTGGCCAGGAGACGATCCACGGTGCGTCGTTCCCGGCCGAGATCTGGCACGACTACATGGAGGACGCGCTCAAGGGCGAGCCGGCTGTGGACTTCCCCGAGCCCCAGCCGATCGGTGTGATCGTGAACGACGACCCGGACCCGACGCCGACCCCGACGCCGACCGAGTCCGAGGAGGAGCGCCCCGAGCCGAGCCCGACGCCGACCGAGAGCGAGATCCTGCCGTCGCCGACACCCAGCGAGACCTGCCGCAACCCGTTCGACACCACCTGTGAGGACACCGGCGAGACGGACGCGGGCGGTACGGACGCCGGTGGAACCGTTGGTGGGGTGACCCCGACCCCGACGGAGTCGGAGGACGATACGAGAGGCAATCAGAACGGGGGACTCTTCGGAGGCTCCGAAGGGTAG
- a CDS encoding PadR family transcriptional regulator: MSRRSGILEFAVLGLLREAPMHGYELRKRLNTSLGVFRAFSYGTLYPCLKTLVANGWLIEESGGTPEDAAAAPLTGRRAKIVYRLTAEGKEHFEELLSQTGPDAYEDEHFAARFAFFGQTSRDVRMRVLEGRRSRLEERLEKMRASLARTRERLDDYTLELQRHGMESVEREVRWLNELIESERAGRDLKGPAHGEPARDTTEGAPGALPRPGDIPGPEAPGDTTT, encoded by the coding sequence ATGAGCCGGCGCTCCGGGATACTCGAGTTCGCTGTCCTCGGTCTGCTCCGCGAAGCCCCGATGCACGGCTATGAGCTGCGCAAACGACTCAACACGTCGTTGGGTGTGTTCCGTGCGTTCAGCTACGGGACGCTCTACCCGTGCCTCAAGACGCTGGTCGCGAACGGCTGGTTGATCGAGGAGTCGGGTGGTACCCCGGAAGATGCTGCCGCCGCCCCACTCACGGGCCGCCGCGCCAAGATCGTCTACCGGTTGACGGCGGAAGGTAAGGAGCACTTCGAGGAGCTGCTCTCGCAGACGGGTCCGGACGCCTACGAGGACGAGCACTTCGCTGCTCGCTTCGCGTTCTTCGGGCAGACCTCCCGTGATGTGCGCATGCGCGTCCTGGAGGGCCGTCGCAGCCGTTTGGAGGAACGGCTGGAGAAGATGCGTGCCTCCCTGGCACGCACCCGCGAGCGCCTCGACGACTACACGCTCGAGCTCCAGCGCCACGGGATGGAGTCCGTGGAGCGCGAAGTGCGCTGGCTGAACGAGCTCATCGAAAGCGAGCGGGCAGGTCGGGACCTGAAGGGTCCCGCCCACGGAGAACCCGCTCGCGACACCACAGAGGGAGCGCCGGGCGCCCTGCCCCGGCCCGGGGACATCCCCGGGCCGGAAGCGCCCGGCGACACCACCACGTGA
- a CDS encoding inositol-3-phosphate synthase, with translation MGSVRVAVVGVGNCAASLVQGVEYYKDADPASRVPGLMHVQFGDYHVRDVEFVAAFDVDAKKVGLDLADAIGASENNTIKICDVPATGVSVQRGHTLDGLGKYYRETIEESADAPVDVVQVLKDKQVDVLVCYLPVGSEAAAKFYAQCALDAKVAFVNALPVFIAGTKEWADKFVEAGVPIVGDDIKSQVGATITHRVMAKLFEDRGVVLDRTMQLNVGGNMDFKNMLERERLESKKISKTQAVTSQIRDRELGADNVHIGPSDYVAWLDDRKWAYVRLEGRAFGDVPLNLEYKLEVWDSPNSAGVIIDAVRAAKIAKDRGIGGPILSASSYFMKSPPVQYFDDEARENVEKFIKGEVER, from the coding sequence ATGGGTTCGGTTCGCGTAGCCGTCGTCGGCGTGGGCAACTGCGCCGCGTCGCTGGTGCAGGGAGTCGAGTACTACAAGGACGCCGACCCGGCGTCGAGGGTCCCCGGCCTCATGCACGTGCAGTTCGGTGACTACCACGTCCGTGACGTGGAGTTCGTCGCGGCCTTCGATGTCGACGCCAAGAAAGTCGGTCTCGACCTCGCGGACGCCATCGGCGCCTCCGAGAACAACACCATCAAGATCTGTGACGTGCCCGCCACAGGTGTGAGCGTGCAGCGCGGCCACACCCTCGACGGCCTCGGCAAGTACTACCGCGAGACCATCGAGGAGTCCGCCGACGCCCCGGTCGACGTGGTCCAGGTCCTCAAGGACAAGCAGGTCGACGTCCTCGTCTGCTACCTGCCCGTCGGGTCCGAGGCCGCGGCGAAGTTCTACGCCCAGTGCGCCCTCGACGCCAAGGTCGCCTTTGTCAACGCGCTTCCGGTCTTCATCGCCGGCACCAAGGAGTGGGCGGACAAGTTCGTCGAGGCGGGCGTCCCGATCGTCGGTGACGACATCAAGTCGCAGGTCGGCGCCACGATCACGCACCGCGTGATGGCGAAGCTGTTCGAGGACCGCGGTGTGGTCCTGGACCGCACGATGCAGCTGAACGTCGGCGGCAACATGGACTTCAAGAACATGCTCGAGCGCGAACGCCTGGAGTCCAAGAAGATCTCCAAGACCCAGGCCGTCACCTCCCAGATCCGTGACCGCGAACTCGGCGCCGACAATGTCCACATCGGACCGTCCGACTACGTGGCCTGGCTCGACGACCGCAAGTGGGCGTACGTCCGCCTCGAAGGCCGCGCATTCGGTGACGTCCCGCTGAACCTGGAGTACAAGCTCGAGGTCTGGGACTCCCCGAACTCCGCTGGTGTCATCATCGACGCCGTGCGCGCCGCGAAGATCGCCAAGGACCGCGGCATCGGCGGCCCGATCCTGTCGGCGTCCTCGTACTTCATGAAGTCCCCGCCTGTGCAGTACTTCGACGACGAGGCCCGAGAGAACGTCGAGAAGTTCATCAAGGGCGAGGTCGAGCGCTGA
- a CDS encoding MFS transporter, translating into MSVVRDLRVLLRLRDFRHLLAVRLLSQGADGVYQVALATYVVFSPEKQTSAAAIASAMAILLLPYSLVGPFAGVLLDRWRRRQVLLYGNLLRALLACVTAVLILSHVPDWLFYVSALCVTAVNRFVLAGLSAALPRVVDADRLVVANSLSPTAGTLAATVGGGLAFAVRLVVSDSDAVVVLLGSVLYLCAALASLRIARELLGPEPELVQPRLWVALAGTARGLAAGVRHLAEPGRRTAAWALASMTLMRFCYGALTVMVLMLCRYAWSSDSSGAPDSEQGLALLGLAVGISGAGFFTAAVITPWAAGRLGPGLWIVTCSAAAALLEPALGLPFAEAPLLIAAFVLGLITQGAKISTDTIVQSSVDDGYRGRIFSLYDVLFNVAFVGAAAVAALMLPPDGRSAALVITVAVIYGLIAAVMARFGVARRRRCGGHDVSRETSPPR; encoded by the coding sequence ATGTCCGTCGTGCGCGACCTGCGTGTCCTGCTCCGCCTCCGAGACTTCCGGCACCTGCTGGCCGTACGGCTGCTGTCCCAGGGAGCCGACGGCGTCTATCAGGTCGCGCTCGCCACGTACGTCGTGTTCTCCCCCGAGAAGCAGACCTCGGCGGCCGCGATCGCCTCCGCCATGGCGATCCTGCTCCTGCCGTACTCCCTCGTCGGCCCCTTCGCGGGCGTCCTGCTGGACCGCTGGCGACGTCGCCAGGTGCTGCTGTACGGAAACCTGCTACGCGCCCTGCTGGCGTGTGTGACAGCCGTCCTGATCCTGAGCCACGTGCCCGACTGGCTCTTCTACGTCTCCGCTCTGTGCGTCACCGCGGTCAACCGCTTCGTGCTGGCGGGGCTCTCCGCCGCACTGCCCCGCGTGGTGGACGCCGACCGCCTGGTCGTCGCCAACTCGCTCTCCCCGACGGCCGGAACGCTCGCCGCGACCGTCGGCGGCGGACTTGCCTTCGCCGTTCGGCTGGTGGTCTCGGACTCCGACGCGGTGGTCGTCCTCCTCGGCTCGGTCCTGTACCTGTGCGCGGCCCTGGCCTCGCTGCGTATCGCCCGAGAGCTGCTCGGCCCGGAACCGGAGTTGGTGCAGCCTCGGCTGTGGGTGGCGCTCGCCGGGACCGCGCGAGGCCTGGCGGCGGGCGTACGACATCTTGCCGAACCGGGGCGGCGTACGGCTGCCTGGGCGTTGGCCTCGATGACGCTGATGCGGTTCTGCTACGGCGCCCTGACCGTCATGGTGCTCATGCTCTGTCGGTATGCCTGGTCGTCCGACAGTTCCGGGGCTCCCGACTCCGAGCAGGGGTTGGCCCTCCTCGGTCTCGCCGTGGGGATCTCGGGAGCCGGGTTCTTCACCGCTGCGGTGATCACGCCCTGGGCAGCCGGACGGTTGGGGCCGGGCCTCTGGATCGTCACCTGCTCCGCTGCCGCCGCACTGCTCGAACCGGCCCTCGGCCTGCCGTTCGCGGAAGCGCCCCTGTTGATCGCGGCGTTCGTCCTGGGTCTGATCACCCAGGGCGCGAAGATCTCCACGGACACAATCGTCCAGTCCTCTGTCGACGACGGCTACCGGGGCCGGATCTTCTCCCTGTACGACGTTCTGTTCAACGTCGCCTTCGTCGGCGCCGCCGCCGTGGCCGCTCTGATGCTTCCTCCGGACGGCCGCTCAGCCGCTCTGGTGATCACCGTGGCCGTGATCTACGGACTGATCGCTGCGGTCATGGCCCGCTTCGGGGTGGCAAGGCGGCGACGATGCGGGGGCCACGATGTTTCACGTGAAACATCGCCCCCTCGGTGA
- a CDS encoding CCA tRNA nucleotidyltransferase: MPNANEDISALSQVQRRAVSELLRVSPVADDLARRFQEAGFSLALVGGSVRDALLGRLGNDLDFTTDARPEDVLKIVRPWADAVWEVGIAFGTVGAQKDGYQIEVTTYRSEAYDRTSRKPEVSYGDSIEEDLVRRDFTVNAMAVALPEKEFIDPHGGLGDLSARLLRTPGTPEDSFSDDPLRMMRAARFAAQLDFEVAPEVVSAMTGMAGRLEIVSAERVRDELNKLILSAHPREGLSLLVDTGLAEYVLPELPALRLERDEHHRHKDVYDHTLIVLEQAIALEDGGPDLTLRLAALLHDIGKPRTRRFETDGRVSFHHHEVVGAKMTKKRMTALKYSNELVKDVSRLVELHLRFHGYGMGEWTDSAVRRYVRDAGPLLERLHKLTRSDCTTRNKRKANALSRAYDGLEERIAQLQEQEELDAIRPDLDGNQIMEILSVGPGPVIGQAYKFLLELRLENGPMEHGEAVTALKDWWAQTSRAS, translated from the coding sequence GTGCCGAACGCCAACGAAGACATCAGTGCCCTGAGCCAGGTGCAGCGCCGCGCGGTGAGTGAACTGCTGCGGGTGTCCCCGGTCGCCGACGACCTCGCCCGCCGATTCCAGGAGGCCGGGTTCTCACTCGCTCTGGTCGGCGGTTCGGTCAGGGACGCGCTGCTCGGCAGGCTCGGCAACGACCTGGACTTCACGACGGACGCCCGCCCCGAGGACGTGCTGAAGATCGTGCGCCCCTGGGCGGACGCCGTCTGGGAGGTCGGCATCGCCTTCGGCACGGTGGGGGCGCAGAAGGACGGCTATCAGATCGAGGTCACGACCTATCGGTCAGAGGCGTACGACCGGACCTCGCGCAAGCCCGAGGTGTCGTACGGCGACTCGATCGAGGAAGATCTCGTACGCCGCGACTTCACCGTGAACGCGATGGCGGTGGCCCTCCCCGAGAAGGAGTTCATCGACCCCCATGGTGGGCTTGGGGACCTCTCGGCACGCCTACTGCGTACTCCCGGCACGCCTGAGGACTCCTTTTCCGACGATCCGCTGCGCATGATGCGTGCCGCGCGTTTTGCCGCGCAGTTGGACTTCGAGGTGGCCCCCGAGGTCGTCTCGGCGATGACCGGGATGGCCGGCCGTCTCGAGATCGTCTCGGCGGAGCGGGTACGGGACGAGCTGAACAAGCTCATTCTGTCCGCCCACCCCCGCGAGGGCCTGAGCCTGCTGGTCGATACCGGCCTCGCCGAGTACGTCCTGCCCGAGCTCCCGGCGTTGCGGCTGGAACGGGACGAGCACCATCGGCACAAGGACGTCTACGACCACACGCTGATCGTTCTGGAGCAGGCGATCGCGCTCGAGGACGGCGGACCGGACCTCACTCTGCGGCTCGCCGCTCTGCTGCACGACATCGGCAAGCCCCGCACTCGTCGATTCGAGACGGACGGCAGGGTCTCCTTCCATCACCACGAGGTGGTGGGCGCCAAGATGACCAAGAAGCGCATGACTGCCCTGAAGTACTCCAACGAACTCGTCAAGGATGTCTCGCGTCTGGTCGAACTCCACCTGCGCTTCCACGGGTATGGAATGGGTGAGTGGACGGACTCGGCCGTCCGCCGCTACGTACGCGATGCCGGCCCGCTCCTGGAGCGGCTCCACAAGCTGACCCGCTCCGACTGCACGACGCGGAACAAGCGCAAGGCGAACGCCCTGTCTCGCGCGTACGACGGTCTGGAGGAGCGCATTGCCCAGCTCCAGGAGCAGGAGGAACTTGACGCCATCCGCCCGGACCTCGACGGCAACCAGATCATGGAGATCTTGAGCGTCGGCCCCGGGCCGGTGATCGGGCAGGCGTACAAGTTCCTGCTGGAACTGCGGTTGGAGAACGGGCCGATGGAACACGGCGAGGCCGTGACAGCACTCAAGGACTGGTGGGCCCAGACGTCACGGGCTTCTTGA